The Erigeron canadensis isolate Cc75 chromosome 1, C_canadensis_v1, whole genome shotgun sequence genome segment AAAGAGTTGATCATTTCTAaagttttggaagaatatgccagcAGGGTCTTCAAGTATTTTCCCTTCTTCAAAAGAACACCTGGGAGGAAGCCTCAGATTCAATGCAGCATCACTGgagataggaggaaggtcaACAGGCAAGGGTTGAGTAGcaagttttctttttaagacaCGCTTGCCTGCTGAGGAGGAGACAGCTGTTGGAGACCCAAAGACTGCTCTCAGCATGGGAAGGTCTGCCTTgaactttgtttcaaacttcagtgccttttcaaaataattttttagcATCCCCTGAAGTTATTCatagctggcagcctttttatcCTTGATGATCATATAGATTTCATACCATTCTGAAGCTCCCAAGTTGGTTAACTTTACATCTTCAATCTTGGTTAGGGCACTGTGTCCTTCTCTCaggaacttcagattggtttttgtTCCCATGGCAGCTTTATGAACTTCAGCTGTTGTGATTCTCTCTGGCCTCTTCCTATCATTCATGATTTTCAACCACCTGGCCTTTTCCACCtcaaatttttctttcttttctttcggtagctgctctacatcagcttgcttttgtctgtagagagcttcaggcccaccagtggtcAACAGCATTCTTTGCtctccatccatctcatctTTCTCCAAGAGGGCCAGCTGCTTGATATACTCGAgatttttcttctcattttccttgttagctttcagcctatccagctcctccagggcttcctcttgagtttttccctcagcagtaATTGATAATATGTCAATGACTTGGAATTGATTTCCTGCTGGGATGTGATGGATACATTCTGTGCAGTCAGCGGCGAGGGACTCTTGAAAAAGCTAGTATCAGTCAGCTGCTTCCTCTGAGCTGCTGTTATTCTAGAGACTTCAGCATTTCCAAGGAAGCGAGGATGGAAAATATTGAGCACTTCCCTGGATGTGTCCCTAGCCATTTCATGTGCAAAACCGGCTTCCCAAGCTGTCCTGACTGCACGAGGACTCATTTCCTCTTCTTCCGTTTGGGGAGCTTCAACAACTATCAattgttgctccccctcagcagATGCTTCTCCAACcatctccccctcaacactagCAGGGAGAACTTCAACAGTtcttgtctccccctcagcagCAGCAGggggagaatccaccttttcttCACTGACGGCCACTATTGCCAGTTCATCAGTGGCCGCTTCAGTGTTTTCTTCATTTACAACCTTGTCAGCTGAAGCTTCATAAATATCATTTAAAGCTTTGTTCACGACTTCACTGACAAGTGCCATTACAGCAGCAtccactttctcccccttggaggtagtaaCATTAACTACTACCTCCAGCATCGCCGTTGGAGCTGTCTGCTGTTGTAGAAGCTAGGATAGCATCTTCTTAATATCCCCAACCTCTTGCTCCAGTttttgttggcacttacgatctttCTCAGTAAATGATACTTGAGggggaggaagactggccacagtggtttccaaggcattgatagccttggtgttgTCTTCAACCTGGGTGGTAAGACGAGAAACCAGGTCGGCCACTGTTTTTACTTCAACAGCAGCGGATTCACTGCTGCTGCATGCCTTTTATGCTGAGAACCGTACAACAGGTCTAATCTTGCACAGCGATCGAGAGAGTCCACGAATGAcctgctgatcctttttgatagAATTTGTATAGGTGCGtagtttttcttgatcagcagccatagatacagatttttcttttatagtctcaatgctggcagtgttttcaTTTTGCTTGTTGTACCAGttctccaagatcttcaccaatctgtcatcttcatgagttTTAAGTTGAACAGCGattgtggcagccttggtgagatcatttaGCTGGTGTTCAACTCGGGCCAGCCTGTCAACAATCTGAGAATCGACAGGTGTGGCAAGAGGTTGCACTTCAGTCTCTTCAGTATTAGCTGCTGCATtgtcatcagcagcagcttcttgtACATTTTCGGTAGTCGTTGCTGCAATGTTTTCAGCAGCAGCAACTTCTACATTATCATTGATGGCTGCTGCATTTTCATCAGCAACAGCAGCCTCTTCGtcaacctccatatcacttgcctccatttcatcagcctgggtggaggaatccagctggaattcatcagCCACAAACTCTCCCAAATCAAGATTACTCTCctcatcatcaccatcttcaACATTTTCTCCTTCCTCTACAATACCACCTTCAACATCCATCCTTTCTTCCACAgaaaaatttaaaggggtaggggaaccgggtgcctcagcttcagtgtgttgtatcaccaaagcatcatcagccgtagactttgttgtctctaggatcacctgtgatatggctgctgacaacgactcagagcgttgagaagaagagggaatgatTAGTTCGGtggactcaactctaatgggctggggtggcccttgatcttcaccaacctcgcctatagaagtttgaggtggttacttgcggttaccctttttctcgtcagcagccttttttgaggctgctgatgggctggctgggtttCTATCatccttgggcagtgaggacttcttaaccttagtagttttgccctttgatactcgctgctgctATTTTGGGAAAGCAGcgggaggtgaagtggaagaagaaacaactgttttggttttcttgggagctttggaggttccttaggggattatcagcataccagctccagcaggaTTGGGTCTATAGACATCAGGATAAACATAATAAAGTACATGTTTCAATGCTGGAGTGAGCACAGCGTACTTAGAATCGAACTGCTCAGGATCACAAGCTGAAATCTTGTAaacagagcttgcaaccctaggaaagagaatgaattGAGCCCCTTCAGGGAGATACCTTTCCTTCTTGAAGATCAGAGAGAGAAAGCGTGTGAAGGGGACAGAGCTTGATCTGTTCTTTAGAGTGACTTTCCCTTTTaggtcttcaaaaattacgctggcaaagtcaatgttgcgaccATTAGCCAGCGCATAAATCATCTGCATTTGTGCAGCAGTGgcctgatcaaaagagccactgttgccacTCAGACACTGAATTACGtgggtgaacagcagcctcCATACACCCGGCAGATATTTCTTCTGAGGGTTGCTGTGCACAGGTTGTGCAGGTTCCATGTTCTATGGGAAAACATGTTATTAGAGGATGAGGATGAGCTAACTACTTTAGCTTCAGAGAAATTTGAAGGGTCGCTGGAGAGAGATGTGGAGGATCCAGCGTCCATTTCAGTGTggtaatcatttcctttaacgaaataccactttttcatttcctcaGAAGAAGTAATACCAGATGGAGGAATTGAGATTTCAGGtttcacatcatctttaaacatgtcagcgatacaggcagcagattcaaaatctccacctatcactgcctgaacttgtgcagggacttgttctttaagacattgatgatgaaacttagaagcttttgaccaagaggtcatAATCTTTTTGAGATTGAGGACTTCaagcttaagtttttcattctcaagctgaagcttttgagtcatcaactcatgtgactgaaattcaacatgaacattctttagtctgttgagtttatcagatttttcactcaattcagaacttactgaaaggagttttgagtgagcttcagcacgcagagtttctacgaactgaagatcacatgacaaggattcaagaattttggtcttgtcctcatcagcagatgaaagaagagtatgtacctttttgatagtgacgttgacccactgacctgttgagacttggtcttttgtcagcgcatcactatcagccagagccatgagACACATGGTGTCAACATACTCCTCGTCATCGGAGTCATCTGAATCAGCCTAATCATGCTCTTCAGCGACCAGACCTTTGCCTGGTATTTTGGCTTCTTTAGTTTCAGCCATTTTGGCTTTGAGCTGATAATACTTATTCCTGTATTCATCAACAGATTTAGAAGAGTTAGATTTTGGAGCAGCAGGAGTTGGGATAGAAACCCTGCACTCTTTTTGATAGTGGCCTTTTTTGCCACATTTCCAGtattcttcctgtgatttatccacAGGAGGCTTATATAGAGCAACCaacttacggttgttccatttcctggagtacttcTTTCCAGCGATTAGGGCAAATTCCACAAAATCACTGAACATTTCTTGtttctcttcagcatcaagctctTCAACAAGAGCTTGAAAGGATGCTGGAAGAAAAGAGGTGCTGGCACCATCATTGGGTAGATGGGCTCAGTAAAGAtgagagcaagagggtcagTTAAAGGGTCTGCAGAAGTGCTAGTTGCAGAAGAGGAGCTAGCATGTCTCCTAGATTCTGCAGAAGTCTAATGTTTTGAGCCAGggctttctcttcaaattgaagagtgccaaacaattcctcaagatccagttcttgaatctttttagtGGTACGGAGGATTTGTCTAAGATTCTGCCATTTGAGAGGGAGAGAATCGATGAACTTATGGCATACCTCAAAATTGTCATGGGTAATACCAACatttgtcatgtcattgagcaaccctttgaaCCGGGTATATGTTCCctcgagactttcatcaggaagagaaaagaaattttcataagcacATGTAaggtcaattttcttggttttaatcaagtcagctgacccttcataagtgcttactagtctttcccagacttcttttgaagtggggaatttaatgactagtttcatcacctcagtgggaagagtggtgatgatcatgtttttcaatcttgAGTCAAGATTGACGAGCTTTCGCTCTTCTTCAGTCCACTGGACTTTAGGCTTAACTAGATCAGTCacaatttcaggagcatcaggtgtAGCACCTGGTGTCCTTTGAACATACATGGGTATGTAAGGACCTTCATTTAAGATGTTCATAAGATATGGTTTTACACCCACTATGTGTAGTAACATTCGTTCCTTCCATGAGCCAAAGTCTTTTGGCTCAAATTTTGGAGGAATAGagacgtaaccaaagtcacgcgtGTTAAACAAAGTGGGTACAGAcgacatcattttaaaaaaaatttaagatttaattaaaaaaaacaataatgtaaacacaagaggcaaacagatcttgttccaataatttaggaacggtggctctgataccacttgatggtcctcGAATGCACTACTTGTGTTTTATTAACTAACTTGTAATATAATTACGAAGTAACAAGAATAGAGATGAgatgtaaagaactttgtttagttatatgtatttcaaactaaacgatgaaaacatggatggttgtttgataacaataataaacaataaacagaaaaatatgttaagtttttgaacacacaaaaacttaacaaattacttagagagaataaaataaaactgtggaacacaccaactaGTTttgtggctaggtcaagtgattccttttataggcagataaggaatcacatgactactctagtagatgttgacacatgaaggttgttaactatctattggtggatcattcagatctgcagaggtctttttccttcatcttgtttcttTCCAAAAGCGGTTTGAAAGAGAAACTGCATTGCACCGAAGTAGTACCAGGTCACATGTCtttatcttgatctttcaacacatgtccttgggaccattcttctattcttcaaattcccgcacatatttgacttacaaatactggacgatgagtcattgaacatatcctttagactttgaagatagattatGCTTGCAGATATATGAGCTCCGctcgctgagtccctcagcgaatccctgatccaacaataTTAGACATAATTAAATTTTAGTATAAAATATTGTTGTGTAAAAAACATATCCCGCGGCAATGCACGGGTTAAAAAACTAGTTATAAAAAGATAGTAAGTTTGAACAtagatacatacacatatatcaCGCTACTCGTATCTAGCAATTAGAATATAGAGTAAATTACTAAAGCTTTGATCAAAATCACTCGTTTGATACCTGCAATATCGAAATTACGCTAATGATGCCCATGATTTACAAATTCGCACTCGGACCATACCTGAAGCTGACGGAACTCAGGTATGCCGATAAGTAACCCCACGTGCCTTGCACATTTTAAGGACCCACATTTTAAGTGTCCTATTAAGCTATATGATAATAGGACCACAAACATCCATCTGTCCTATTACACAGTTTTTTAGGACGCTCGTTTAATTGCTTATATCATAATATGACCTCAAACACTGATTGGTcctattacatatttttttaggACTCTCTTTTAATAGCGTCCCAGGAAAAGGTCCTAAAAAGCCTATTTTGTTGTAGTAAGATAATATAGATGTATATGGGTTGTCAACATTAATTCAACGACCTTCACATTTTTGttaagtataatataataattgaatGCATTTATGTACTCACGCACTGTACGTACAAGATATGATACTGAAAACTGAAAAGTTCACCATATGAAGTTCATATGATGAACCAGAACGTCAAGCATACAAAATAAGCAATATTCAATTTATCAAGCTTTCTTATAAATAATGTGTATTTAAATTTTAGACTTTATATATACAGAACGGTACCCGCCCGTGGCAAGgatggtggtgatgtaatggcgcgGCAGCGGCGGTGACGGTTGGTGGTAGTGAGCGGCAGTGGCAAATACGTTCCACGGGATGACCACATAAGCAGGTAAATTGCGTGTAATCAACTATTCTAAATAGGGAGTgccaaataattaaatttatcgGTTTAGCTAACTAGAAATCagttcttttaagttttaatggaATGCCAATACTTGTTTTTTTACAAGTAatagattaaaaagaaaaatggcaAGGCAAGCCGGATTGGTTCACTTTTTGTACGTGGCAAAACTTTCGCAAAACGTGTAGTTGCTTCTGATCCGGCACTCCTAATGCCAGTTTGGCTTTTAgatgataaaagaaaattttgtttgtggtttttATTTGTTGGCTGACAAAAAAGTAATACCAGGATTTATGTACCAAACCGGCATTTCCATTGCCGgatcgataaaaaaaaattctcaaaaaacTAGTTTCATTTAACACCCTCTTTTTATATCCATTCCGAcaaaaaactattattattattattattattattattattattattattattattattattattattacttaattcaatatattaaaaaaaaactttgacataAAGTTGGATGGGAGTTTAGACACAAGTTGAGCCCTCACCTCTTTCTGAATGTAAAAACACAATCTATGAAAGATAAATTTACtggcattattattattattataaaaataaatattgtggaaaaaatatggaggtgacatgtagaaaaaatcttacgtggcaaaatctaaagatattttgaattaatatggatgacttaaaaaaaactaggataactactcttttattagttatataaatataaatataaatataaatataaatataaatataaatataaatataaatataaatataaatataaatttattttaggaaccctaaaaatcACAGGAACTTTATAAATCAAGAATAACGAGAGCAAGCACCCGCGTGTTGCGGCAATGAGATGataagggtgataggtcatagaatgtgataggtcataggaggttagATGtcgagtgtcatagccaaatgccttagccatacGGGTCCaacctcggatttaaaaattcatcaaaagtatatcgaatgacatctctaatgaaagaacatgaaattttaagaacacccatataatttttataatttatcgatgtactgtttttgatataaaagattttgaaagaattctTTTAAACCTTACATCTAACACTTAGATGGTGATAATTGAAGTCTGATTTGAAAATGAGATTAAACCCATAAACTATCCAGCGTGATCGTCACAATATAAGAACGGAaggattatggtggtggtgtGTTCATGGTGGCGAAGACGTGGTGGAGTGGTGGAGCCTGCGGGGGAAGCATGTGTATAGGGTTTGTGTTGTGTATAGGGCAGTGCGAATCGTAAGAGGTGGAAAATTTCCAAGGATTACATAGGGTATTTCAAAAACAGAATTTAGCCCTCTAGAAAACATgcatttgctttattagggtGTTAAGATATGTTTGAAAATAAGACTAGAATATATGATAACATTTGAAACTTATAGgattaatcatgtttttttaagAAACTAAAATACATGATAATGCTAAAGATGCATGATCAAAGAGATATATAGtgaaattaatatatcaataagTGAATTAAATTATATTGTGTAAACATTGATCCTACAATACATTTTTATCATCATTGACCCAAAAATGTTCATTCTCTGTCTATTGGGCCCAATAAAAGAAAACAGCCCAAAGTTGATATTTCCTACCATCTTGACCAAGGTCAATGCGCGCGCAGCTGCAATGTCCCGTACTTGGAAGTTTATCTAGAACTTTTGAGAAATCCTATCTGTTCAAGCTTCCTCAAAAGAAGGCTAAGGATAAGTTTAGTTGTAGGAAATGTTTTCTAAGGCTAAGGATAAGTTTAGTTGTAGGaaatattttctagttttagaaaatgaaaagagttTATCATctctaaaaaaaatgaaaattttgaaaacgcgttcaaaaactagaaaatgaaaaataatttgagGTTTTCAAAACTTAGaatatggaaaatgaaaaatggaaaacgaaaaaaaaaaaaaaaaaaaaaaaaacagaagtgttttgtatttttccatagaaaagtggaaaacagTGTATTCTGTAttcatgaaaaacatttttggaAGACTataatttgaacgcgttttatgtttttcatgttttcttgtaaacaaaaaatggaaaacaaaagtGTTTTCTCtaactaaacgcaccctaaaAATCCAATCCCAATCTTTTTCTCTTAGAAATTTAAGTGTGTCCGTGCTAAAAGAGGAGGTGAGGAAGCCAGAATTGAAGTCAAGTCTGTCTAGTCTATTCATATCTCCGGCTAATTAGCTTTTTGGAAAACGCTAATGAGATAATGTACTGTGTTGCTGATGTGTGTTGTGTAAGCTTAATTATTGCTTGTAAAAGTTAAACGAtagtatttttcttatattaattaatcttaCTAAATTCATTTGCTGGCCTTATCAAATTTAGCATGTTTCTCCACCTCCATATGGTCCAAAATCCAAATAGTGAATTAGTGATTGTACGTTgtgtataataaaaaattactcGTAGTTATGAATTTATCTTACTTTTTAATTAGTTCTTTGCAACGTAATAAGAGTATACTATATCTTTTTTAATACGGGTATGTATACACTATACAGTAtgcattttttatatttatcactAGGGAGAGTAATTTACATGTAAGTTCGCCTCTGCTTGTCAGGATACGAATGGCAAGATGCGATGACGAATGCAAACAAAGTAGCATGAAATTTGGATTTGGTAAAAGTAAACGTTGAAACACAATCTTATgtttttaataacaattaagaaattaaataatattgcATACATTAAAGTATAGCTTTTAAACGAGAGTGACAAATAATATCAACTAGATTTAACGTAAGGTATGCAAACAGCTGTCTATGATTTTGAAGTGCCTGGGAAATGAGCTCAAAAGGGactgtaatgttttttttaaatagtcaACCttcatatatatgatgtttataaaaaacaaaatgcttataccaacaactaGCTAATTACAATATGAACTAAAAAGCTTGCGAGTTTCCataatcatcatatatcatatatatggcCATTTTACTATGCATTCTTCTTGTCTTGATCATCCCTAATGAAGCAGATCCAATCAATTTCGATTTTAGATATCTCGGTCCACAAAATCAGAACACAGATATAGTTACTATGGATGCTGCTTTTATCTCTGATAATGGAATGCAATTGATTCCTGATCATACCACTTTTATAGCAGGCCGGGGGATTTACAAGAGATTGCTTCATATATGGGACAAAGCCTCTCGTGAGCTAGCCAGCTTTTCGACCACTTTCTCATTCGTGATTGAGTCAAGTACATTTGAAGATTATTATGCCGATGGTTTCACATTCTTCCTTGCTGAGAATAATTCAGTGGCAACAACTGGTGGAGCCCTGGGTCTTCCGATTGATAGCTcaacatataaaattatatatccaTTTGTTGCAGTTGAGTTTGATACTCTCTGGAACAAAGAATGGGATCCGGCATCTCTTTCTCTAAATGATTATCACGCAGGCATCAATGTTAACTCTCTTAATTCTTCCGTGTTTAAGAAATGGTCGATCAATATAACAGAAGGAGCACACTGTCAAGCTAGCATAACATATGATTCTGTGTCTAAAACGCTTGGTGTTTCTGTTACTGACGATGTAAATGGTGCAATTGACCTTAGTTACATCATTGATCTAAGGGATGTATTACCCGAATTGGTTACTTTTGGGTTTTCAGCAGGAGCTGGAATTCGGTTTGAGAAAGTAACAGTAACATCATGGAGTTTCAATAGTTCAAAACTACAGGCTGATGAAGAAAAGGCACAAGCACCGACCCCTGGTCCGAAAAAAAGGCCAAGTCATATGGTGGGATTAATACTTGGAATAGTTGTTGCCGTACTTTCTGGTTTGGGTGTCTTTGTTTATTATTGTATATGCAGGAGGAACAAACACAGAAGATATGAAGTGCGATATGATGAGGAGATGAACAAAGATTTTGAAGAGGgaactggaccaaaaagattcTCTTACAACGAAATTCTTCAGGCAACTGCTGGTTTTGCAGAGACGAACAAGCTTGGGGAGGGAGGTTTTGGAGGGGTTTATAAAGGCTTTTTGAAAGATCTAAATACCTATGTTGCGGTCAAAAGGGTGTCCAAGACTTCTGAACAGGGGATTAGGGAGTATACTGCGGAAGTTAAAATAATTAGCCGATTGAGGCACAAAAATCTGGTGGAACTCAAGGGCTGGTGCCATGAGAAAAGCGAGCTCCTGCTTGTTTATGAGTTCATGGAAAATGGAAGCTTAGATTTACATTTGTTTAAGCAGAAAAGCATGTTGTTGACGTGGGACAAGAGGAAAAGAATTGCACATGGCCTGGCCTCTGCTTTGTCATATCTTCATGAAGAATGCAAGGAATGTATTTTGCATAGGGATATCAAATCGAGCAATGTTATGTTGGACTCCAATTTTAATGCAAAGCTTGGTGATTTTGGGTTAGCTAGGTTGGTTGACCATGACAAAAGCTCTACGACAACCATGTTGGCCGGGACA includes the following:
- the LOC122589526 gene encoding L-type lectin-domain containing receptor kinase IX.1-like; the encoded protein is MAILLCILLVLIIPNEADPINFDFRYLGPQNQNTDIVTMDAAFISDNGMQLIPDHTTFIAGRGIYKRLLHIWDKASRELASFSTTFSFVIESSTFEDYYADGFTFFLAENNSVATTGGALGLPIDSSTYKIIYPFVAVEFDTLWNKEWDPASLSLNDYHAGINVNSLNSSVFKKWSINITEGAHCQASITYDSVSKTLGVSVTDDVNGAIDLSYIIDLRDVLPELVTFGFSAGAGIRFEKVTVTSWSFNSSKLQADEEKAQAPTPGPKKRPSHMVGLILGIVVAVLSGLGVFVYYCICRRNKHRRYEVRYDEEMNKDFEEGTGPKRFSYNEILQATAGFAETNKLGEGGFGGVYKGFLKDLNTYVAVKRVSKTSEQGIREYTAEVKIISRLRHKNLVELKGWCHEKSELLLVYEFMENGSLDLHLFKQKSMLLTWDKRKRIAHGLASALSYLHEECKECILHRDIKSSNVMLDSNFNAKLGDFGLARLVDHDKSSTTTMLAGTFGYMAPEIAMTGKASKETDVYSFGVVALELACGRKAIGYKADEERQTTLVEWVWDLYWIGTLLEAIDPSLGSNYTEEIERLVIVGLWCAHPHADLRPSMRQAIQVLNSEASLPILPSMPKIAFNAPPTPSLLSDSSTTSPSPLLFN